The segment TGTCGATGATGACCGACATCGCCAGTTACCTCGACTTCGTCATGACCCTGTTCTTCGCCTTTGGGGTGGCCTTCGAGATCCCGGTGGCGGTGGTACTGCTGGTGTGGATCGGCGTGGTCGACGTGCAGTACCTGAAAAAGGTCCGCCCGTACGTGATCATCGGCTGCTTCGTGGTCGGCATGATCCTCACCCCGCCGGACATCTTCTCGCAGACCCTGCTGGCCGTGCCCATGTGGATGCTGTTCGAGGTTGGCGTGCTGTGCGGCAGCCTGATCCGCAAGCGCAGCCACGGGCGCGACGAGGCTGCGGACGACCATAACGACCAACCGCCAGCCACCCAGCCGTGAACTTGCTGTTGCTCGAGGAGGCCGACTTCGTCGCGGCCGACCGTGTGGTGCTGGCCGACCGGCGCTTCACCCACATGCAGGAGATCCACCGCGTCGCGGTGGGTGACAGCCTGCGCGTGGGGCGCATTGGCGGGTTGATGGGCAAGGCCGAGGTGGTGCGCCTCGAAGGCCATGAAGCCGAGCTGCAAGTGGCCTTCGACCAGCCGCCGCCGGCCAAGCTGCCGCTGACCCTGGTGCTGGCCGTGCCGCGCCCGAAGATGCTGCGCCGGCTATTCCAGACCATCGCCACCCTGGGGGTGCCACGGCTGATCCTGGTCAACAGCTACAAGGTCGAAAAAAGCTTCTGGCAAACGCCGTTCCTGGCCCCTGAGGCGATCCGCGAAAACCTCATCCTCGGCCTTGAGCAGGCCCGCGACACCGTGCTGCCCGAGGTGGTCATCGAAAAGCGCTTCAAGCCGTTCGTCGAAGACCGCCTGCCTGCGATTGCCGCCGACAGCCTCGGCCTGGTCGGCCACCCCGGCCCCTACCCCGCCTGCCCGCGCGCCGTCGAAGGCCCGGTAACCCTGGCAATCGGCCCCGAAGGCGGCTGGATCCCCTACGAAGTCGACCTGCTGGCCAAGGCCGGCCTGCAACCGGTGCAACTGGGCGAGCGTATTCTGCGGGTCGAGACCGCCGTCACTGCGTTGCTTTCGCGAATTTTCTGACAGACGGGTCAGGTTTTACTCATCAAGTTTCCCCGCCCCGCGCCGATGGCCTGTGCAACAGAACAACAATCTGCACTGCCGAAGCCGGGGAGTCGTCTATGTACCGTTGGGTTGCCCAGTCACTGGGGAATGTAAGCGTCAATCGCAAGTTGGGGATCGGTTTCGGCCTGGTGCTGCTGCTCACCCTGGGCATCACCTTCACCGGCTGGATGGGTATCGACAAAGTCACCGAGCGCGGCGACAAGCTGGGCAATATCTCGGTGATCCACCAATACACCCAGGAGCTGCGCATCGCCCGCCAGCACTACCAGCGCAGCGCTGACGAAGCGTCGGTGGCCGAGCTGGAAAAGGCCCTGGGCAACCTCGAGCGCCAGGTACAACTGATGCTTGGGCAGATCGAAGCCCCCGCCGACCGCCAGCGCCTGGCCCAGCAGCAGGATGCCGTGCGCCAGTACCAGCAGAGCTTCGCCGAGCTGCGCCAGGCCGGCCAACGCCGCGAGGCCAGCCGTGGTGTGCTGGGTGACAGCGCCGACAAGGCCGCCGAGCTGCTCGGCAAGATCCAGCAGCGCCTGCTGCAGGCCGGTGACATCCAGCAATACCAGGAGGCCGTACAAGCCAGCGCCCTGCTGCAACAGGCGCGCTTCCAGGTACGTGGCTACACCTACAGCGGCAAGGCCGAGTTCCAGCAAACCGCACTGAACGCCATCGATCAGGCAGTGGCCCTGCTCAAGGCTCTGCCGGCGCGCCTGCCTGCCGAGTACGCCGCCAGCCTGGACGACTCGGCCAGCGCCATGGCCGCCTACCGCGATGCGGTGAACCAGTTCGGCACTGCCCAGATCGCCAGCGAACAGGCCCTGCAGCGCATGTCGGTGCAAGGCCAGGTGCTGCTCGACACCGCTGCCGCGATGACCGTATCGCAAACCGAAGTGCGCGACCAAGGCACCCAACAGGCCAAGACCATGCTCGGCGGTGCCACCTTGCTGGCCCTGCTGCTGGGCGTGCTCGCCGCCTTCGCCATCACCCGGCAGATCATCGTGCCGCTGCGCCAGACCCTGGCCGCCGCCGAGCGCGTGGCCAACGGCGACCTGCGCCAGGACCTGGTGGTGGAGCGCCGCGACGAGCTCGGCCAGTTGCAGGCCAGCATGCAGCGCATGACCCAGGGCCTGCGCCAGCTGATCGGCGGCATCGGCGACGGCGTCACGCAAATTGCCAGCGCCGCCGAAGAGCTGTCGGCAGTCACCGAACAGACCAGCGCCGGGGTGAACAACCAGAAGGTCGAGACCGACCAGGTGGCCACCGCCATGAACGAGATGGCCGCCACCGTGCAGGAAGTGGCGCGCAACGCCGAGCAGGCCTCGGAAGCCGCGCTGATGGCCGACCAGCAGGCCCGCGAGGGTGACAAGGTGGTGGGCGAAGCTATCGCCCAGATCGAGCGCCTGGCCGGCGAGGTGGTCAACTCCAGCGAAGCGATGAACCAGCTCAAGGCCGAAAGCGACAAGATCGGCAGCGTGCTCGATGTGATCAAGTCGGTGGCCCAGCAGACCAACCTGCTGGCGCTGAACGCCGCCATCGAGGCCGCCCGTGCAGGTGAAGCCGGCCGTGGCTTTGCCGTGGTGGCCGACGAGGTGCGCAGCCTGGCCCAACGTACCCAGCAGTCCACCGAAGAGATCGAAGAGCTGATCGCCGGCCTGCAGAGCGGCACCCAGCGGGTGGCCAGCGTGATGGACAACAGCCGCGCGCTGACCGACAGCAGCGTCGAGCTGACCCGCCGCGCCGGCGGCTCGCTGGACACCATCACCCGCACCGTGTCGTCGATCCAGGCGATGAACCAGCAGATCGCCACTGCCGCCGAGCAGCAAAGCGCGGTGGCCGAGGAGATCAACCGCAGCGTGATGAACGTACGCGATATTTCCGACCAGACCTCCGCCGCCAGTGAAGAGACCGCCAGCTCCAGCGTCGAGCTGGCGCGCCTGGGCACGCACTTGCAGGGGTTGGTGGGCAAGTTCCGCTTGTAAGGCCGACCGCGACCTGTTGTAGGAGCGGCCTTGTGCCGCGAAAGGGGCGCGTAGCGGCCCCAGGATCTCTGGTCTCATGCACAATCGCCGGGACCGCTTTGCGGTCCTTTCGCGGCACAAGGCCGCTCCTACAGGGATCGCGTCAATTTGCGAAATGAAATTTCCTAGCTCTTGCTAGGAAATTTCCCACACGATTTGCAGGTCCAGTCCGACCCCACTCCGGCCGATGAGCAGTCTGTCATCACTCACCGGAGTTCCACCATGCTCGGACCGCTCAATCGCCTGCTCGGCCACCTCAGCGTGCGCCTTAAACTTGCCCTCGGCTTTGCCGTGGTACTGCTGCTCACCCTGCTCACCACCCTGGCCGGCTGGCTGGCCCTGGGTGACGCCATCGAACGCTCGGAAAAGCTCACGCAAATTGCCCGCCTGAACGACCTGGCCAAGGACCTGCGGGCCGAACGCATCACCTTCCGCGTGCTGGACGACGAGCACAGCCGCAATCAGCTCGAGCTCACCCTCAAGCAGTTGGAAACCCTGATCGACGGCATGGCGCCGCACTACCAGAGCCCGGAGAACATGCGCCTGCTGGCCGGCAAGCGCGACCTCATCAGCCGCTACCGCGCCGACTTCGACAAGCTGCGCCAGGCCGCCCTCACCCGCCAGCAGCAGCGCCAGGTGCTGCTGGCCCGGGAGGCCACGCTGGATACCACGCTTAGCCAACTGCAGGGCCAACTGCTGGCCCATCTGGATGCGCTCGACCAGCCTGCAACACAGCGCCAGGCCCTCGACCTGCTGGACAGGCTGGCCCGCCATGTCGAGATGGCCAACCAGCGCGCCGCGATTCCGGCCTACTACAGCGAGCCGCTGCAGAGCTACCAACAGGTTGGCCAGCCGGCCATCTCCTCAGCGCAAACCAGCCTCGATGAGCTGCGTGGGTTAATCGAACGGGTCAAGCCTGCCCAGGGGTTGACCGTGCCTGTGGTCGAGCAACTGGCAGGTTACCGCCAACAACTGCTCGCCTATGCCCACGCCGCCATCGCCGTCGAGCTGCTGCAGAACGACATGGAAAGCCTTGGCGACCAGATCACCGCCAGCAGCCGCGAGCTCAGCGACAACCAAGTGGCCCTGCGTGATGAGCAGGCCCTGGCCGCACGCAGCCAAATGACCAGCGTGGCCCTGCTTGCCCTGCTGCTGGGCAGCCTGGCCGCCTGGCTGATCAGCCAGCAGATCACCGCCCCGCTGCGCCAGACCCTGCGCCAGGCCGAACGCATCGCCAGCGGCGACCTCAGCCAGGTGGACGACATCGACCGCCGCGACGAGCTGGGGCAGCTGCAGGGCAGCATGCGCGCCATGACCCTGAGCCTGCGCGACTTGCTGGGCGGTATCGAAAACGGAGTCAGCCGGCTGTCAGAAGCCGTGGACGAACTCGGCACGGTCAGCGAGCAGACCCAGCAACGGGTCGGCCAGCAAAAGGAAGAAACCGACCAGGTGGCCACAGCAATGAACCAGATGAGCGCCACCGTGCAGGAGGTCGCGCAAAACGCCGAGCAGGCATCACAAGCCGCAACCACTGCCGACCAGCAGGCGCAACTGGGCGACCAGGTGGTGGCCGAGGCCATCGGCCAGATCGAGCAACTGGCCGGGCAGATGGACCACTGCCTGGCCGCCATGGGCCACCTGGCCGGCGAGAGCCAGCGCATCGGTTCGATTCTCGATGTGATCAAGTCTGTGTCGGAACAAACCAACCTGCTGGCCCTCAACGCCGCCATCGAAGCGGCCCGCGCCGGCGAGGCCGGGCGTGGTTTTGCGGTAGTCGCCGACGAGGTGCGCGGCCTGGCCCAGCGTACCCAGCAGTCCACCGAGGAAATCGAGGGGCTGATCGACAGCCTGCATGGCGGCACCGACCAGCTGATGAGCCTGCTGGGCGACAGCAAGCAACTGACCGAGCAGAGTGTCGAGCTGAGCCGCAAGGCCGGCGCGGCGCTGGGGCAGATCACCGACACGGTGTCGGCGATACAGGGCATGAACCAGCAGATCGCCACCGCCAGCGAGGAGCAGAGCGTGGTCGCCGAGCAGATCAACCGCAGCGTGATGAACGTGCGTGATGTGTCGGATCAGACCAGCAGCGCGACGCAACAGACGGCAGCATCGAGCGTTGAGCTGGGGGAGTTGGGGCGCGAACTGCGCGGGATGGTGGGCAAGTTCAGCTTGTGAAGCAGCGGCAAATTTAAAGCCGGAAGAAAAAGCCGGACCATCGACGGCCATGCGAATGGAACGGCTTTTTCTTATTTTAGAAACTTCGCGCCTTTCGCAGCTTTAGAACAGGCTTCCAGAAAAAATGGGCGGAGAACAGTCGAAATCTGGCTTGCTTCAGTCAATACCTAGTAATTTTGCCAGTAGCCACTTGCGATGCTGGGTGCGAAACTCGATCGCACCCCTCTCACTCAGCGCTGAGCAGCGCAGAATGCGCCCGCCCTAATAGAGAAGACCTCCATATGATTAAACAAAAAACAGATAGCCTGTTGCGTTTCTACTGTCGAAACCGGATAGCCACTGAGATAGCAACAGCTGCCAGCACTTCAATCCTACGAGGCGGGGGCTCAATTTTGGCACTCCGAAATAGAGGGTACAATTTAGACACTACTGATTTCCTCGCCACTGACCCGCACAACTCAGTGCTTGGTATATATAGCACCGAGCCCCCTCTCCACCACGCCGCCTATTCGCCATACGGCTTCTCTAGTCCTGAATTAAAATCGGCGACGATTATTGGATACAACGGCGAAAAACTAGAACCAACGAGCCTGCTCTATTTTTTGGGTAATGGCCATCGAGCATTTAACTCGGAGTTAGGCCGATTCAACTCTTCGGACAGTATGAGCCCATTCGCTGCAGGAGGTCTCAATGCCTACTGCTACTGCTTTGGAGATCCGATAAACCTATATGATCCAAGTGGACGCGCAGGCGTCAGTCCTTGGTTTGAAGCCAAACTCCGCGCCACAAGAAAAGCGTGGCTTATAGCGAAATCTGGTCGAGCAACTCGGAGCGAACTTGAAAATATATTTAACCGCGACATGCGTGAACTTAGAGCGAACACTCCAACTGCGCGAAGAAAATTTGGATCACAGCCATCGCTTCCGGACCGTGAAGCTGAACGTCAAGTCCCAAAAGGGTGGGACCTGATTGGATACCATGGTTCTCGAGCTAAAAATACGCCGAGTTTGGTCACCGGCCTTGATCCAATCCACCTTAAACAAAGTTCCGGCGATCAAGAATTTGGTGACGGCTTCTATATATCACCCTTTGACCAAAACTCAGTTTATAGCACCCCCTCCCCTGACTACAAACGCCATTATGTGTACACCCAGAATGCTGGAAGACTCAGGCTTGGAAGGGACTTTGATTTTAGTAGGGAAAATGGCAGCGTTTCTACTCGACGCGCCATTCAGATTGTCATCAGAGAACCCGCATATGAATCAATAATTATTCGCTCAAGTGGCGGGGAGCCTGTAGTTCCACCTAGATCGAAGGAGGCACCCTTCTAAGGCAATCTGCGAAAGCGACCAAAGACGAGACCCGAGACACAACGCAAAGCATCAATTTTTTCCAGCGAATGTATTACCCTGGGGTTTGTACGAAAAGTCGCCGCGCGGCGATCAGGCAAGGCGAAAACAGGTGAGGAACGATCGGAGTCGCGCTCGGCTTGACTGGTTGGCGCACCAGCCTGTTTTTAACGCAGCATGATCGTCGCGCAGGCACTTTTCGTACAGAGCCTAATCAAGGCATTACCAATACATTGTAGGAGCAGGCTTGCATCACAATGGTGGCATTAGCTTCACCATCGCGGGCAAGCCCGCACCCACCCGAGCGCTCATAGAACTGAAGTTCTCTCTTCACAGAACCTGGCGCAAGAACGCCTGGGCGCGCGGGTCTTTCGGCGAGTCGAAGAACGCCTGTGGCGCCGAGTCTTCCAGCAGCTTGCCGTGGTCGAAGAACAGCACGCGGTCGGCCACTTCACGGGCAAAGCCCATTTCATGGGTGACGCAGACCATGGTCATGCCCTCTTGCGCCAGGGTCTTCATCACGTCCAGCACCTCGCCGACCATTTCCGGGTCCAAAGCCGAGGTGGGCTCGTCGAACAGCATCACCTTCGGCTCCATCGCCAGAGCCCGGGCAATCGCCACCCGCTGCTGCTGGCCGCCAGACAGGCGTGACGGGTACTCGTGGGCCTTCTCGGCAATGCCGACCTTCTTCAGCAACGCATGCGCCTTGGCCTCGCGTTCGGCCTTGTTGCGCTTGCGCACCACCTTCTGCGCCAGGCACAGGTTTTCCAGCACGGTCATGTGCGGGAACAGGTTGAAGTGCTGGAACACCATGCCCACTTCGCGGCGGTAGGCGTTGATGTCGGTCTTCGGGTCGTCCAGCTGCAGGCCGTCGATGGCGACGTGGCCGGCATCGAAGTGCTCCAGGCCGTTGAGGCAGCGCAGGAAGGTCGACTTGCCCGAGCCCGAAGGGCCCAGCACCACCACCACCTCGCCCTTGGCCACGCGGGTGCTGACGTTGTCCACCGCGCGCACCACCATGCCGCGGGTGTCGAAGACTTTCAGCAGGTCACGGACTTCAATCACTTTGCGCAAGCCTCCGCTCGAGCCGGCTGGCGATGTGCGACAGCGGCAGGTTGATCAGCAGGTACAGGCCTGCCACGCAGAACCAGATCTCGAAGGTCGAGAACGAGGTGGTAATGGCTTCGCGGCCACTCTTGGTCAGCTCGGTGATGGCGATCACCGACACCAGCGAGGTGTCCTTGACCAGGCTGATGAACTGCCCGGCCAGCGGCGGCAGTACGCGCTTGAACGCCTGCGGCAGGATCACGTGGCGCATCGACTGGCTGCCGTTCAGGCCCAGCGAACGCGCGGCTTCGTTCTGGCCCTTGGCGATCGACTGCACGCCGGCGCGAACGATCTCGGCCACGTAAGCACCGGTGAACAAGGCCAGCGCGGCAACGCCTGCAAACTCGCGGGACAGATTGAGCACAGTGCCGATGAAGAAGTAGAAGATGAAAATCTGCACCAGCAGCGGCGTGCCGCGCACCAGCTCCACGTACACCGTGGACAAGTCGCGCAGGGTCGGGTTGCTGGACAGCCGGCACAGCCCGGCGAACAGGCCGATCAAAAGGCCCAGGGCACCGGAAACCACCGAGATCCACAACGTGGTCCACAGGCCCCAGGCCAGCGGGCCTGCAGCCCAGTGGCGGGTGACGCCGATGGCATCGCCTTCGGCCACGTCGTCGCCACGGGACAGTTGCAGGCTGTCGGCCGCCACTTCGATGACCTGGGTGTCGCCGCTGTCATCTTTCAGGGTGACCCGGGCGTTGTCGCCGGACACCACGATTTGCTCGACCGAGCCATAGTTGGCGGCCCGTTGGGTTTCCTCGGCCTTGTAGGCGAAGTATTGCGGAACGCGGTTCCAGCGCCACTCGTAGGAAATCATCGAGGTGGCCATGTACAGGCTGAGCGCCAGGCCCACCAGGACCAGCGCGGTCAGCCCATGCCAGGGCCACTGGGCTTTCTTGTATTTGATCACGTGGGTACTTCCGTAAAAGCGAAACGCGCGGGGGGTGCCTTGGGCGGCAAGGTTGTGCATTGGCAGGCCTGGCCCCATCGCCGGCAAGCCGGCTCCTGCAGGTGTATGCGATCCCCTGTAGGAGCCGGCTTGCCGGCGATGGGGCCGGCCCAGGCAACCCATCACCTGAACCGTTCAAAGCACCCCGCCTAGCGCGTCGGGGTCAGTGCCTGGGCTTGTGGCCCGGGCCTTATTCCATTTCCTTCAGCCAGTCCTTGTTCTTGAACCACTTGTCGTGGATACGATCGTAGGTCCCGTCATGCTTGATCTGGTGCAGGAAGTTGTTGATGTAGTTGATGCTGTCGTAGTCGCCTTTCTTCAGGCCGAAGGCCAGCGGCTCGTAGGTGAAGGGTTCTTCGAGGAACAATAGCTTGCCGGCGCCGGCTTTCTCTACCGCCACCACGTTGTAGGGCGAGTCGTAGACAAAGGCGTCAGCCTTGCCGTTGACCACGTCCATCACGCCTTCCTGCTCGTTGTCGTAGCCGTGGTACTTGGCCTTGCTGATGAGCTTCTTGGCGACCATTTCGCCGGTGGTGCCCAGCTTGGAGGTCAGGCGGTATTTCTCGTTGTTCAGGTCCTTGTACGACTTGATCTCACCGGCCAGCTCCTTGCGGATCAGCAGGGTCTGGCCGACCACGATGAAGGGCTCGCTGAAGTTCAGGCGCAGGTTGCGCTCCTGGGTCAGGGTCATGCCGCTGCCGATGAAGTCGAACTTGTTGGTCATCAGGGCCGGGATAATGCCGTCGTAGGCGGTGGACACCATCTCCAGCTTGACGCCCATGGACTTGGCCATGGCCTTGAGGATGTCGACCTCGAAGCCGATGATCTCGCCACGCTTGTTGGTCATCTCGAACGGCATGTAGGTCGGGTCCATGCCTACACGCAGGGTGCCGCGCTTGACCGCGTCGTCGATGGCGCCGGCCTGGGCGGCGGTTACCGCAACCAGCGCGGTCACGCCGAGCAGCAGTCGCGACAGGTATTTTTTCATCATCACCAAGTCCCCTGAGAAAAGAGTCCGCAGATTTTTTTTGTAGGCACGGTCGTACCGACCTGTGCGAAATGTCGGGAGGGATGCTAACGCATGCAGGGCCTGGGACCTAGTGCCGGGGGGGACTTTGTTGGCCATAATCGGTGATGGACGCTGTAAAAAGCATCGCGGGGCAAGCCCGCTCCCACGCAGTATCACGTGGGAGCGGGCTTGCCCCGCGATGTCGGCCGTACAGGCTTATGCCAGGGCTGGCTGCGCCTGGTTCTCCGGGTGCAGCGGCAACAGCGGCGAGTGCGGGTCGTTGTCGATCGAGGCCCGCCACAGGTCGATCCAGGCCGAGTGATGCCCGGCCCAGACCTGCTCGTGCAGGCGCGACAGCGCCACCGGGTCGCTCAGCAACGCCAGGCGGGTGTTGCCATCCAGGCCCTTGGGCCCGACTTCCAGGGCCTTGGCCACGCGCTCGGCGCGCAGCGACTCGATCGCCGTGGACTGGCCGTGACGGGCAGTGGCCATGGCGCAGGCCAGGGCGTTCTGCCGCGGGTCGACCACCGCACGTACAAAGCCGTCATGCAGGGCATGCCAGCGGTTCTCGTGGGTGTACTGGTCGGTGGCCAGCAGCGCCTGCGGGGTGGCGTATTCCTCGGGGATGAGGAACAGCTTCTCGTCGCGAGCAGCCAGGCCCAGGCCGGTGCGGCTGGAAATCACCGACACCGGGATCGACAGCAGCAGCGAACCGACGATAGGCGCCAGCCACCACAGAAAGCTTGGGTTCAGCCAGGCCACCAGAGCCGCCCAGGCGAAGCCCAGCAGGGTCTGCGGGCCATGCCGGCGAATCGCTTCGCTCCACGGCGTGGAGTCATCGTCACGCTGCGGCGAGTTCCAGGTCGCGGCCCAGCCGAGGAATGCGGCCAGTACGAAGCGGGTGTGGAAGATCATCCGCACCGGCGCCAGCAGCATGGAGAACAGCATCTCCATCAGCATCGAGAGCGTGACCTTGAAGCGCCCGCCGAACTCCACCGCGCCCTTGGCCCAGATCAGGATGACGCTGAGCAGCTTGGGCAGGAACAGCAGCACGATGGTGGTGGAGAACAGCGCGATGGCTTTTTCCGGGTGCCACTGCGGCCACAGCGGGTACAGCTGGAACGGCTCGATGAAGTACTGCGGTTCCATCAGCGTGTTGGTTGCCAGCAACGCGGTGGACAGCACCAGGAACAGGAACCACAGCGGGGCTGACAAGTACGACATGACACCGGTGAGGAACACCGCGCGGTGCACCGGGTGCATGCCCTTGACCAGGAACAGGCGGAAGTTCATCAGGTTGCCGTGGCACCAGCGGCGGTCGCGCTTGAGCTCGTCCAGCAGGTTCGGCGGCAGCTCTTCGTAGCTGCCCGGCAGGTCATAGGCGATCCACACGCCCCAGCCGGCACGGCGCATCAGCGCGGCTTCGACGAAGTCGTGGGACAGAATGGCCCCGGCAAACGCGCCCTTGCCCGGCAACGGCGCCAGGGCGCAGTGCTCGATGAACGGCTTCATGCGAATGATCGCGTTGTGGCCCCAGTAGTGCGACTCGCCCAGCTGCCAGAAGTGCAGGCCGGCGGTGAACAGCGGGCCGTACACGCGGGTGGCGAACTGCTGCATGCGCGCATACAGGGTGTCCATGCCCGAGGCTTTCGGGCCGGTCTGGATGATGCCGGCGTCCGGGTTGGCCTCCATCAGGCGCACCAGGCTGCTCAGGCACTCGCCGGTCATGACGCTGTCGGCGTCGAGCACGACCATGTACTTGTACTCGCCACCCCAGCGACGGCAGAAGTCGTCGAGGTTGCCGCTCTTGCGCTTCACCCGGCGCCGGCGGCGGCGGTAGAAGATACGGCCAAAGCCTTTGGTTTCGCGGCATACGTCCAGCCACGCCTGTTGCTCGGCAACGGCGATGTCCGGGTCGTTGGTGTCGCTGAGGACGAAGAAGTCGAAGCGGTCGAGGTTGCCGCTGGCGGCCACCGACTCGAAGGTGGCGCGCAGGCCTGCGAACACCCGCGGCACGTCTTCGTTGCAGATCGGCATCACCAGCGCGGTTCGCGCCTCGGGGGCGATCGGCTCGTTGCCGGCGCTGCTGCCGGAGATGCGGTATTTGTCACGCCCGGTAAGCAGCTCGAGGAAGCCCATCAGCGCGGTCCAGAAGCCCGCCGAGACCCAGCAGAACAGGATGCCGAACAGCACTAGGATGGAGGTTTGCAGCGCATACGGCCACACCTGCACCACGGTGTCCCACAGCGGCTGGTTGAGGATTTCGTCGAGGTCGACGAACGACCAGCCCTGGTACGGCAGGATGCCCTTCATGTACCAGCCGGCGACGATGGTCTGGCCGATCATCAGCGTCAGCAGGATATAACGACGGATCGAGCCGACCGTGCGCCAGCGCGCCGGCGGCAGCTCGCGTTTGGGCGGCTGCGGGGCGTTGGTGCGGCCGGTCATGCGCCGCCAGATACGAATCAGCACGTTGGTGCGCCACGGCTCGGGCACGACCTTGGTGCGCTTGATCGGCGGGGCGATCTTCAGGCACAGCAGGCCGCTGCCATCGACGCCAAGCATCTCGGCTTCTTCAAGCTCGGCAGCGCTGCCGACGGTCAGGCGCGAACCCACCGAAGCCTGCACGGCCTCGGCGGTACTGGCGGCAGGTTGCGCCGCCAGGCGTTGGTGCAGCTCGCTGAACGAGGTGCAGCTGGCGAGTTCCGCGCGCTGCTCATCGCTCAGGGGCAGGTGGGCCAGGTATTCGCCAAGCGATTCTGGCCTTGGGCTTGAATTACTCATCGGCAGGCAACTGATAGCTCCAGGTCTCGGTCAGCACTTTTTCAGTAGTGGCCGGGGCCTCGGTGGTGGATGCCGCATCGGCGGCTGGTTGCTCGGCTGGCTTCTCGGCCTTGGCTTTTTCAGCCTTGGCGTGGGCCTGCTTGGTTGCGGCCTTGGTTTCCTTGGCAGGTTTGGGCTGCTCGACCGGCACGTCGCGCACCAGCGCGGCACGCATTTCGGTGGACTTTTTCGGGTCCTTGATCTTCAACCGCAGGGTCAGGCGCCAGCCTTTGGTCTCTGGGTTGTAGCGCAGGTTGTTCTCGACCACCTCGGCATTGTCGCCGGTGCTGACCTGGCTGCGCACGTTGGCGTCGGCCGGCAGGGCCGCCAGGTTGGTGCCGACGAAATCGACCAGCAGGGCCACGCTGCCATCGAGCTGGCGGATCAGGTTGGCCTGCTTGACGTCACCGCTGGAGCGCAGGGTCTGCTTGACCCAGCCCAGGTCCTGGGCGTGCAACTGGTCTTCCTTGATGGTCCAACGCAGACGGTAGTCGTATTCGAACGGTTTGCCAGGCTCAGGCAGGGTTTCCGGGCTCCAGAACGCAACGATGTTGTCGTTGGTCTCGTCGGCAGTCGGGATTTCGACCAGGTCGACGGTGCCTTTGCCCCAGTCGCCTTTAGGTTCGATCCAGGCGCTCGGGCGCTTTTCGTATTCGTCGTCGAGGTCTTCGAAGTCGCTGAAGGCGCGCTGGCGCTGCAGCAGGCCGAAACCACGCGGGTTCTCGACGCTGAAGTTGCTCACTGCCAGGTGTTTCGGGTTGTTCAGCGGGCGCCACAGCCATTCGCCGTTGCCGGCATGGATGCTCAGGCCTTCGGAGTCGTGCAGGGCCGGACGGTAGTTCTGCACCTTGGACGGCTGGTTGGGGCCGAACAGGAACATGCTGGTCAGCGGGGCAACGCCCAGGCGGCTGACGTGGTCACGCAGGTACACCCGCGACTTGACGTCGACCAGGGTGTCATCGCCCGGGCGCAGGGTCAGCTTGTAGGCGCCAGTGGAG is part of the Pseudomonas fakonensis genome and harbors:
- a CDS encoding RHS repeat-associated core domain-containing protein; translation: MIKQKTDSLLRFYCRNRIATEIATAASTSILRGGGSILALRNRGYNLDTTDFLATDPHNSVLGIYSTEPPLHHAAYSPYGFSSPELKSATIIGYNGEKLEPTSLLYFLGNGHRAFNSELGRFNSSDSMSPFAAGGLNAYCYCFGDPINLYDPSGRAGVSPWFEAKLRATRKAWLIAKSGRATRSELENIFNRDMRELRANTPTARRKFGSQPSLPDREAERQVPKGWDLIGYHGSRAKNTPSLVTGLDPIHLKQSSGDQEFGDGFYISPFDQNSVYSTPSPDYKRHYVYTQNAGRLRLGRDFDFSRENGSVSTRRAIQIVIREPAYESIIIRSSGGEPVVPPRSKEAPF
- a CDS encoding methyl-accepting chemotaxis protein is translated as MTLSLRDLLGGIENGVSRLSEAVDELGTVSEQTQQRVGQQKEETDQVATAMNQMSATVQEVAQNAEQASQAATTADQQAQLGDQVVAEAIGQIEQLAGQMDHCLAAMGHLAGESQRIGSILDVIKSVSEQTNLLALNAAIEAARAGEAGRGFAVVADEVRGLAQRTQQSTEEIEGLIDSLHGGTDQLMSLLGDSKQLTEQSVELSRKAGAALGQITDTVSAIQGMNQQIATASEEQSVVAEQINRSVMNVRDVSDQTSSATQQTAASSVELGELGRELRGMVGKFSL
- a CDS encoding 16S rRNA (uracil(1498)-N(3))-methyltransferase, yielding MNLLLLEEADFVAADRVVLADRRFTHMQEIHRVAVGDSLRVGRIGGLMGKAEVVRLEGHEAELQVAFDQPPPAKLPLTLVLAVPRPKMLRRLFQTIATLGVPRLILVNSYKVEKSFWQTPFLAPEAIRENLILGLEQARDTVLPEVVIEKRFKPFVEDRLPAIAADSLGLVGHPGPYPACPRAVEGPVTLAIGPEGGWIPYEVDLLAKAGLQPVQLGERILRVETAVTALLSRIF
- a CDS encoding methyl-accepting chemotaxis protein, yielding MNEMAATVQEVARNAEQASEAALMADQQAREGDKVVGEAIAQIERLAGEVVNSSEAMNQLKAESDKIGSVLDVIKSVAQQTNLLALNAAIEAARAGEAGRGFAVVADEVRSLAQRTQQSTEEIEELIAGLQSGTQRVASVMDNSRALTDSSVELTRRAGGSLDTITRTVSSIQAMNQQIATAAEQQSAVAEEINRSVMNVRDISDQTSAASEETASSSVELARLGTHLQGLVGKFRL
- a CDS encoding transporter substrate-binding domain-containing protein, with protein sequence MKKYLSRLLLGVTALVAVTAAQAGAIDDAVKRGTLRVGMDPTYMPFEMTNKRGEIIGFEVDILKAMAKSMGVKLEMVSTAYDGIIPALMTNKFDFIGSGMTLTQERNLRLNFSEPFIVVGQTLLIRKELAGEIKSYKDLNNEKYRLTSKLGTTGEMVAKKLISKAKYHGYDNEQEGVMDVVNGKADAFVYDSPYNVVAVEKAGAGKLLFLEEPFTYEPLAFGLKKGDYDSINYINNFLHQIKHDGTYDRIHDKWFKNKDWLKEME
- a CDS encoding amino acid ABC transporter permease, whose protein sequence is MIKYKKAQWPWHGLTALVLVGLALSLYMATSMISYEWRWNRVPQYFAYKAEETQRAANYGSVEQIVVSGDNARVTLKDDSGDTQVIEVAADSLQLSRGDDVAEGDAIGVTRHWAAGPLAWGLWTTLWISVVSGALGLLIGLFAGLCRLSSNPTLRDLSTVYVELVRGTPLLVQIFIFYFFIGTVLNLSREFAGVAALALFTGAYVAEIVRAGVQSIAKGQNEAARSLGLNGSQSMRHVILPQAFKRVLPPLAGQFISLVKDTSLVSVIAITELTKSGREAITTSFSTFEIWFCVAGLYLLINLPLSHIASRLERRLAQSD
- a CDS encoding amino acid ABC transporter ATP-binding protein produces the protein MIEVRDLLKVFDTRGMVVRAVDNVSTRVAKGEVVVVLGPSGSGKSTFLRCLNGLEHFDAGHVAIDGLQLDDPKTDINAYRREVGMVFQHFNLFPHMTVLENLCLAQKVVRKRNKAEREAKAHALLKKVGIAEKAHEYPSRLSGGQQQRVAIARALAMEPKVMLFDEPTSALDPEMVGEVLDVMKTLAQEGMTMVCVTHEMGFAREVADRVLFFDHGKLLEDSAPQAFFDSPKDPRAQAFLRQVL